In the genome of Mucilaginibacter sp. 14171R-50, the window AGCGGTAAAAGTGCCGTCGGCCAGCTTTTTGTGGCCAATGGTAACGCTGTTGCGCAGTACGCAGTTATCGCCGATGATTACGCCCTGGTTAACCACTAAAGCCTGCCCGTGATAAATTATAAGGCCTTTGCCGGCTGTAAGCTTTCGGGGCAGTTCAATACCCAAATGCCATTCTACAAACAAGCGGTAAAGCACCAGGTGCCAGTAAAAAAGTATTTTTAACAGTATATGGCGGTTCACAACTTGTACGGAACGGAATAAAAACAACACCAATCGCCCTTTTATATTGCCCCGGTTGGCGTTCCAATCCTGGAATAAATAAGCGAAAAAGTTCATGCCTGGTGCGCGTTTGCTGTTAAACCCCATTTATTGATGCAAATGAAGTATTCAAA includes:
- a CDS encoding serine acetyltransferase, yielding MNFFAYLFQDWNANRGNIKGRLVLFLFRSVQVVNRHILLKILFYWHLVLYRLFVEWHLGIELPRKLTAGKGLIIYHGQALVVNQGVIIGDNCVLRNSVTIGHKKLADGTFTACPRLGNNVDVGANVCIIGDVTIGNNVIIGAGAVVIKDIPDNSIAVGNPARILEQKTEAHI